A genomic region of Coraliomargarita sinensis contains the following coding sequences:
- a CDS encoding ShlB/FhaC/HecB family hemolysin secretion/activation protein has product MMTDFFSSLRGLTLAALSIVALGDARIQAQELDRVMPEPTPKLVEPFGQEADFEDWEAFRTRMIGATEGEKVLVPELKQIIFLEDSDQVDTVELPEDRHSNLAELPGLNSEGLQSLVDIFVGLPVSKESLERLRVSLRLVLAEEGKPFSLVFTPPQDITNGVVQFVIRESTVGQVSIENREFFSERSYLGRLGLSPGEGLDSGRIRTGLDRINSNPFRTAAFQVEKGAEPATTDVVLRVRERRPWRVFAGYNNSGTQTTTEDRMFAGLTLGNVWGMAHQLTLQATSDFDIEHSKAVSGNYRMDLPGNHELFFFGAYSEIKGVPNGGFDQEGTSWQLGFNYTIPLESQGDYSHRLTLGFDYKSSDNNLELSLPPFIIPISDTLTRIAQVRAEYRGALKDDWGDTRFGLGITYSPGGLGSKNDDDAFEASRFQADSEYAYLSLDGSRTIELGMLAEALAGWTWQLRSSLQLSNRNLLSSEQYAGGGFGSVRGYEQGEVVGDNAFFISQEWQLPVIPTQVSLPGYKETGLLRPFVFQDYARTWNTDKLPDEEAFNLHSYGVGLRYQVARNLTLDLAHGWQLRDSGSSNTGDNYRTNVSLRLAY; this is encoded by the coding sequence ATGATGACTGACTTTTTTTCTTCCCTGCGTGGGCTGACCCTCGCCGCATTGTCGATCGTCGCCCTGGGCGACGCCCGAATCCAGGCTCAGGAGCTCGACCGGGTCATGCCCGAGCCGACACCCAAGCTGGTCGAACCTTTCGGCCAAGAGGCTGACTTCGAGGATTGGGAGGCCTTCCGGACCCGCATGATCGGTGCCACCGAGGGGGAAAAGGTGCTCGTTCCGGAGTTGAAGCAGATCATTTTCTTGGAGGATTCGGATCAAGTCGACACGGTGGAGTTGCCAGAGGACCGCCATTCCAATTTGGCCGAGCTGCCGGGCTTGAACTCGGAAGGGCTCCAAAGTCTGGTGGATATTTTTGTCGGCTTGCCGGTTTCGAAAGAGTCACTTGAGCGGCTTCGCGTGAGCCTGCGTCTGGTACTTGCTGAGGAGGGCAAGCCATTTTCCCTCGTGTTCACTCCCCCGCAGGACATTACCAACGGGGTGGTTCAATTTGTGATCCGGGAGAGCACAGTTGGTCAGGTATCGATTGAGAACCGGGAGTTTTTCTCCGAGCGAAGCTATCTCGGTCGGCTCGGTTTGTCACCGGGCGAAGGGCTCGACTCCGGGCGTATCCGTACCGGGCTCGACCGGATCAACAGCAATCCCTTTCGCACCGCCGCCTTCCAGGTAGAAAAGGGGGCCGAGCCGGCTACCACCGATGTGGTGCTTCGGGTGCGCGAGCGCCGCCCCTGGCGCGTATTTGCCGGCTACAATAATTCCGGCACCCAAACCACTACCGAAGACCGCATGTTTGCCGGCCTGACTTTGGGCAATGTCTGGGGCATGGCCCACCAACTGACCCTTCAGGCGACCAGCGATTTCGACATCGAGCACTCGAAAGCGGTCTCGGGCAACTACCGCATGGATCTACCGGGAAACCATGAACTCTTTTTCTTCGGAGCCTATTCGGAAATTAAAGGCGTCCCCAATGGTGGCTTCGATCAGGAAGGCACCAGCTGGCAACTGGGCTTCAACTATACCATCCCGCTGGAGTCACAGGGTGATTACAGCCACAGGCTCACCCTCGGCTTTGATTACAAGTCGAGTGACAACAACCTCGAACTGAGCCTGCCTCCCTTCATTATTCCCATTTCCGATACGCTCACCCGTATCGCCCAAGTCCGCGCGGAGTATCGGGGCGCGTTGAAGGACGACTGGGGCGATACCCGGTTTGGGCTCGGAATCACTTACTCGCCCGGCGGGCTGGGTAGCAAAAACGATGACGATGCCTTTGAGGCGTCCCGCTTTCAGGCCGATTCCGAGTATGCCTATCTCAGCCTCGACGGTTCCCGCACGATCGAGCTTGGCATGCTGGCCGAAGCGCTCGCCGGTTGGACCTGGCAGCTGCGCTCCAGTTTACAGCTCTCCAACCGCAATCTCCTCAGCAGCGAGCAATACGCCGGGGGCGGCTTCGGCTCGGTCCGCGGCTACGAGCAGGGCGAGGTCGTCGGCGATAACGCCTTCTTTATTTCGCAGGAGTGGCAACTGCCCGTCATCCCGACCCAAGTCTCGCTCCCCGGTTACAAGGAAACCGGCCTGCTCCGGCCATTTGTCTTTCAGGACTACGCCAGAACCTGGAACACCGACAAGCTGCCGGACGAGGAAGCATTTAACCTGCATAGCTACGGCGTCGGCCTACGTTACCAGGTGGCGCGCAATCTTACGCTCGACCTCGCTCACGGTTGGCAACTTCGGGATAGTGGCAGCAGCAACACGGGCGATAATTACCGCACAAATGTATCGTTGCGCCTAGCTTACTAG
- the murA gene encoding UDP-N-acetylglucosamine 1-carboxyvinyltransferase — translation MDVFKVSRSGPLKGEIEVGGAKNAALPLLAATLLTDEAVTLRNVPDLSDIRFMVEILSHVGSEVENPEPGVWKLKAAELTHIAPYELVRKMRASVCLLGPLTARLRKAEVSIPGGCVIGPRPIDLHLKGLAKLNCEVEITNGYVHVDASKIQGGPVFLGGRSGSTVTGTANIVMAAVLAPGTTRIECAACEPEVVDLCNLLVKMGAKIEGIGSPELTIEGVEKLHGCEHSVIADRIEAGTFIVAAAITRGDVTVKGIPPNLLGAFLDKLEESGVPLKIEGDNIRVLPYEGSLKPVDCITLPYPGFPTDLQAQLCALMTQVEGISIITERIYPNRFMHVPELQRMGADIAIEGPSAIVKGASKLSGAPVMASDLRASAALILAAFAATGETWIQRIYHLDRGYERFEQKLAGLGAKIERLSDKDMPKELLEA, via the coding sequence ATGGACGTCTTCAAAGTCAGTCGCAGCGGCCCGCTTAAAGGTGAGATCGAGGTCGGCGGGGCAAAGAATGCCGCACTGCCACTACTCGCCGCCACCCTGCTGACAGATGAAGCAGTCACCCTGCGCAACGTCCCCGACCTGAGCGACATCCGCTTCATGGTGGAGATTCTGAGCCACGTCGGCTCGGAGGTCGAAAACCCGGAACCGGGCGTCTGGAAGCTCAAGGCGGCTGAGTTAACTCATATCGCGCCCTACGAACTCGTGCGTAAGATGCGCGCTTCAGTCTGCCTGCTCGGGCCGCTGACCGCCCGCCTGCGCAAGGCCGAGGTCTCTATCCCGGGCGGATGTGTCATTGGGCCCCGCCCGATCGATCTGCACCTCAAGGGCCTGGCCAAACTCAATTGCGAGGTTGAGATTACCAACGGCTACGTCCACGTGGATGCCTCGAAGATACAGGGCGGCCCGGTCTTCCTCGGCGGCCGCAGTGGCAGCACCGTCACCGGCACCGCCAACATCGTGATGGCCGCCGTGCTCGCGCCCGGCACCACCCGAATCGAATGTGCTGCCTGCGAACCGGAAGTAGTCGACCTCTGCAACCTGCTGGTGAAGATGGGCGCCAAAATTGAAGGGATCGGCAGCCCCGAACTCACGATTGAAGGCGTGGAAAAACTCCACGGCTGCGAACACAGCGTTATTGCCGACCGTATCGAAGCCGGCACCTTTATTGTGGCCGCCGCCATCACTCGAGGCGATGTTACCGTGAAGGGCATTCCACCCAACCTGCTCGGCGCCTTTCTGGACAAGCTGGAGGAATCCGGCGTGCCGCTGAAAATCGAGGGCGACAACATTCGCGTGCTTCCCTACGAGGGATCACTCAAGCCGGTCGATTGCATTACTCTGCCCTACCCTGGCTTTCCCACCGACCTGCAGGCCCAACTCTGTGCTCTCATGACGCAGGTCGAAGGCATTTCCATTATCACCGAACGGATCTACCCCAACCGCTTCATGCACGTGCCCGAGCTCCAGCGGATGGGCGCCGACATCGCCATCGAAGGGCCCAGCGCCATCGTTAAAGGTGCCTCCAAACTTTCCGGCGCCCCGGTCATGGCCTCCGACCTGCGTGCTTCGGCCGCACTGATCCTTGCCGCCTTCGCCGCCACCGGCGAAACCTGGATCCAGCGCATCTATCATCTCGACCGCGGCTACGAGCGCTTCGAGCAGAAGCTCGCCGGACTCGGGGCCAAAATCGAGCGCCTCAGCGACAAGGACATGCCGAAAGAATTGTTGGAGGCTTAG
- a CDS encoding dUTPase has translation MDKLEEIFDLQDALNKRIGVNTDNMSDEEKAKWVLNYTRAMQQEMAELIDSVPWKWWAKYQDFDEQNAKVEVVDLFHFLISIAQVLGMTPQDVYDAYTKKNKVNHNRQDSGYTEKDEDDSRHI, from the coding sequence ATGGATAAACTTGAGGAGATTTTCGATCTGCAGGACGCGCTCAATAAACGCATCGGCGTGAACACCGACAACATGTCGGACGAAGAAAAAGCGAAGTGGGTGCTCAACTACACCCGAGCCATGCAACAGGAGATGGCCGAGCTCATCGACTCGGTGCCCTGGAAATGGTGGGCCAAGTATCAGGACTTCGACGAACAGAATGCCAAGGTCGAGGTGGTGGATCTTTTTCACTTCCTGATTTCAATCGCCCAGGTGCTCGGGATGACGCCGCAGGATGTCTACGACGCCTACACCAAGAAGAACAAGGTGAACCACAATCGTCAGGACAGCGGCTACACCGAAAAGGACGAAGACGATTCGAGGCACATCTAG
- a CDS encoding CPBP family intramembrane glutamic endopeptidase has protein sequence MPENPIMILLYVGIAAYVGNMYWGDYKAQKDGEVNESAMPGAFRASVPAFLIATIGALLILAVETGGEIALGVASEQSEMVWYFVFAIVAAGIVEEVIFRGFLVVDKKGTAALVASCVGFSLLFAVIHFHLFSLEFPDEVPWWQFWSAEVEWTLTSKAWFTTSILFANSLWFYACRFGPWNRTRSIFPCMLAHAASNLGVFVVKLAQGYVIF, from the coding sequence ATGCCCGAAAACCCCATCATGATCCTGCTTTACGTCGGGATCGCCGCCTATGTGGGGAATATGTATTGGGGCGATTACAAAGCCCAGAAAGACGGGGAGGTTAATGAGAGTGCCATGCCGGGCGCCTTTCGGGCGTCTGTTCCGGCCTTCCTGATCGCGACCATCGGTGCGCTCTTGATCCTGGCGGTGGAGACCGGAGGCGAGATCGCATTGGGCGTCGCTTCGGAACAAAGTGAGATGGTCTGGTATTTCGTTTTCGCGATCGTGGCGGCAGGCATCGTCGAAGAGGTGATCTTCCGCGGGTTTCTGGTGGTGGACAAGAAGGGCACGGCTGCCCTCGTGGCCAGCTGCGTCGGTTTTTCGCTACTTTTCGCGGTCATTCATTTTCATCTCTTTAGTCTGGAATTTCCGGATGAGGTGCCTTGGTGGCAATTCTGGTCGGCGGAGGTCGAGTGGACCCTGACCAGCAAGGCCTGGTTCACCACTTCGATCCTTTTTGCCAACTCGCTCTGGTTCTATGCCTGTCGTTTTGGTCCTTGGAACCGAACACGTTCGATTTTTCCCTGTATGTTGGCGCATGCCGCCAGTAACCTCGGGGTCTTTGTGGTCAAACTCGCTCAGGGCTACGTGATCTTTTAG
- a CDS encoding sulfatase-like hydrolase/transferase: protein MRSLRHYSFLYLAFGLFSALAAQAGDRPNILWIVSEDNGPFLGCYGDENAKTPNLDRLAQRGIRYENFFANAPVCAVARSSWIFGVPAVTTGTLHMRSQYRVPRERFKTYPELMKSAGYYVTNNSKTDYNTSSIQPNRIWNESSKKAHYRKRPDGAPFFAVFNIHHSHESRIFPGRKPSTRRVSADAIHTPPYQKGTPETIDDWRAYYERLEQMDAEVGRLLEELEASGEAENTIVVYCSDHGGVTLRSKRYLYDSGTRVPLIVSFPEKWQHLSPSAPGSASERLVQFIDLPKTFLSLQGVQVPEVMSGRVFLGEEVELAPESVFLFSGRFDEAPDNSRAVTDGRWKYIRNFEPDRPLFQMLNYPMRQAGQVSQWEAYQAGKTNDKQSAHYLPPQAEELYDTQADPDEVNNLAESRPEKLQAMRTQLRDHILARHDLGFIPEPMMEALNVVKTQTIYSFGQSEASYPLPRILDLAILASNADPANQPALVRAFQDENPIIRYWALVGLRVLGARAQNVDGLLQEALADPAPSVRIQAAICLARRDQRERALQFLLREAQTASADIHAAWALDAIKLLDAPEALDGLSEKEIEGLKKGFNTRRIVGLLQAGGSVSRMPE from the coding sequence ATGCGTTCACTCCGACACTATTCATTTCTTTATCTCGCCTTCGGCCTTTTCTCTGCGTTGGCGGCACAGGCCGGTGACCGGCCCAACATCCTCTGGATCGTGAGTGAGGATAATGGCCCCTTCCTTGGGTGTTACGGCGATGAGAATGCCAAAACCCCGAATCTGGATCGTCTGGCGCAGCGGGGTATTCGCTATGAGAACTTTTTTGCCAACGCCCCGGTCTGCGCGGTGGCCCGGAGCAGTTGGATCTTCGGCGTGCCGGCCGTCACCACCGGCACCTTGCACATGCGTTCGCAATACCGCGTTCCGCGCGAGCGTTTCAAGACCTACCCGGAACTGATGAAGTCTGCCGGGTATTATGTGACCAACAACAGCAAGACCGATTACAATACGAGTTCGATCCAACCGAACCGCATCTGGAATGAATCCTCCAAGAAGGCCCACTACAGGAAACGTCCGGACGGGGCCCCTTTTTTTGCCGTATTTAACATACACCACAGTCATGAGAGCCGGATCTTCCCGGGGAGAAAGCCGTCGACCCGGCGCGTGTCCGCCGATGCCATTCACACCCCGCCTTATCAAAAAGGCACTCCCGAGACCATTGATGACTGGCGGGCCTACTATGAACGGCTGGAGCAAATGGACGCCGAAGTGGGCCGTCTGCTCGAAGAGCTTGAAGCCTCGGGCGAGGCGGAAAATACCATCGTTGTTTACTGCTCGGATCACGGGGGCGTTACGCTCCGCAGTAAGCGTTACCTGTACGATTCCGGTACGCGCGTGCCTCTGATCGTTTCCTTCCCGGAAAAGTGGCAGCATCTGTCGCCCTCGGCGCCCGGTTCGGCCTCCGAACGATTGGTCCAGTTTATCGATTTGCCCAAAACGTTTTTAAGTCTGCAGGGCGTGCAGGTCCCTGAGGTCATGTCCGGCCGGGTCTTTCTCGGGGAGGAAGTGGAACTGGCTCCCGAATCCGTCTTCCTTTTTTCCGGCCGCTTTGATGAGGCCCCCGACAACTCCCGCGCGGTCACCGACGGGCGATGGAAATACATTCGCAACTTCGAGCCTGACCGTCCGCTTTTCCAAATGCTCAATTATCCCATGCGACAGGCGGGGCAGGTGAGCCAGTGGGAAGCTTATCAGGCTGGAAAGACCAACGATAAGCAGTCCGCGCATTACCTGCCACCGCAAGCGGAAGAACTTTACGATACCCAGGCGGATCCGGACGAAGTGAACAATCTCGCGGAATCCCGCCCCGAAAAACTTCAGGCCATGCGGACGCAACTTCGCGACCATATTTTGGCAAGGCATGACCTCGGCTTTATCCCCGAGCCGATGATGGAAGCGCTCAATGTTGTAAAAACCCAAACCATTTACAGCTTTGGGCAAAGCGAAGCGAGCTACCCGCTGCCTCGTATCCTTGACCTGGCCATACTGGCTTCGAATGCAGACCCCGCCAATCAGCCGGCACTCGTCCGGGCTTTTCAGGACGAAAACCCCATCATCCGCTATTGGGCGCTGGTCGGATTGAGAGTACTTGGCGCAAGGGCCCAGAATGTGGATGGGCTCCTCCAGGAGGCGTTGGCCGATCCGGCACCGAGTGTCCGCATTCAGGCGGCCATTTGCCTTGCGCGACGGGATCAACGTGAGCGGGCACTGCAGTTCCTGCTTCGTGAAGCGCAGACAGCCTCAGCGGATATCCATGCCGCATGGGCGCTCGATGCGATCAAACTATTGGATGCGCCGGAGGCCCTGGACGGCCTCAGTGAAAAGGAAATCGAAGGCTTGAAGAAAGGCTTCAATACGAGGCGGATCGTTGGCCTCCTACAGGCCGGTGGTTCGGTTTCCAGAATGCCGGAATAA
- a CDS encoding inositol monophosphatase family protein: MPSEQMESVEDRLNQIQAILPSLGEQLLELQTGDLGVLTKSNTFDLLTKADTASEAQLVAFIQENFADDVILAEEGSVASDAQEAGERFLWILDPIDGTTNYANGLPVWAISIGLMQDSEMVGGIVCAPGMGLCYRAVAGAGATCNDRSISVNKKASMSEGIIATGFPYDRAKRAEPICRALENMLRQAGGIRRLGAASLDFCFLADGRYAGYYEIGLKPWDFAAGSLIAREAGAKVTDLSGKSLDIFNSAGVVATNSMIHGELMQAAQPMIRAAEL, translated from the coding sequence ATGCCAAGCGAGCAAATGGAATCTGTCGAAGATCGCCTGAATCAAATTCAGGCGATCCTGCCCTCGCTGGGTGAGCAGCTGCTGGAGTTACAAACCGGTGACCTTGGCGTGCTGACGAAATCGAACACCTTCGATCTATTGACCAAAGCGGATACGGCCAGCGAAGCGCAGTTGGTGGCATTCATTCAGGAAAATTTCGCCGACGATGTCATCCTCGCCGAGGAAGGCAGCGTGGCCTCGGATGCGCAAGAGGCGGGGGAGCGGTTTCTCTGGATCCTCGATCCCATCGACGGCACGACCAATTACGCCAACGGTCTGCCGGTCTGGGCGATCTCAATCGGATTGATGCAGGATTCCGAAATGGTCGGTGGCATCGTGTGCGCGCCGGGCATGGGCCTTTGTTATCGTGCGGTCGCAGGCGCGGGTGCGACCTGCAACGACCGATCCATCTCCGTGAACAAAAAGGCGAGCATGAGTGAGGGGATCATCGCGACCGGCTTCCCCTACGACCGTGCCAAGCGCGCCGAGCCAATTTGCCGGGCGCTGGAAAATATGCTCCGCCAAGCAGGAGGGATCCGCCGACTGGGGGCCGCCTCGCTCGATTTCTGCTTTCTCGCGGATGGGCGTTACGCCGGTTATTATGAAATCGGGCTCAAACCCTGGGACTTTGCTGCGGGCAGCTTGATTGCCCGGGAAGCGGGTGCGAAGGTGACCGATCTTTCCGGTAAGAGCCTGGATATTTTTAACAGTGCGGGTGTCGTCGCGACCAACAGCATGATCCACGGGGAATTAATGCAAGCCGCACAACCTATGATCAGGGCAGCTGAATTATAA
- a CDS encoding lipocalin family protein codes for MFGKNFAFTSLVLVASLWFVNGCASSDTPLPTADRVDLGKFMGVWYVHGYTPILVDKKAHNAVEHYYLNDKNQVETTYQFRDGSVDGELKTFTPKGFPVEDDPSQARWKMQFIWPFKSDYVIIDVSEDYQSTIIGHPSRKYAWIMDRARDIDDKHYQSQLKKLEEAGYDLSVVQRLPQDWSDESERLKELKEVGATAPLAER; via the coding sequence ATGTTCGGTAAAAATTTTGCGTTTACCTCGTTGGTGCTAGTTGCTTCGCTGTGGTTTGTGAACGGCTGTGCTTCATCAGATACCCCGCTGCCCACCGCAGATCGTGTGGACTTGGGAAAGTTCATGGGCGTCTGGTATGTCCACGGCTACACCCCGATTCTGGTGGACAAGAAGGCGCACAATGCCGTCGAACACTACTACCTGAATGATAAGAATCAGGTGGAAACGACCTATCAATTCAGAGACGGCAGCGTCGACGGTGAGCTCAAGACATTCACCCCAAAGGGTTTTCCTGTCGAAGACGACCCCAGCCAGGCCCGCTGGAAAATGCAGTTCATCTGGCCCTTTAAATCGGACTACGTGATCATTGATGTGTCTGAAGATTATCAAAGTACTATCATCGGCCACCCCAGCCGCAAATATGCCTGGATCATGGACCGCGCCCGTGACATCGATGACAAGCATTACCAGTCTCAACTGAAGAAGCTCGAGGAAGCCGGCTATGATCTATCCGTTGTTCAGCGCCTGCCCCAGGACTGGTCGGATGAAAGCGAGCGGCTTAAGGAGTTGAAAGAGGTGGGGGCCACAGCACCGCTGGCTGAGCGTTGA
- a CDS encoding M3 family metallopeptidase: protein MHPFLSEDFYINWPALTPDHIEADINKALQDARSTVDTVAGQEAPLSYANTIAALDDGLEPLNRAWGLVSHLDSVCNSPELRAAHNKMLPKVTEFFSGIPLNDALWEKIKAFGESDDVAKLTPTKQRYVEETLADFREQGADLPGEKKKRAAELQNRLAELTQKYSENCLDATNAWEKIIHEESGLSGLPESAISAAKQDAEQKGHHDAWRFTLQAPSYIAVMTYADSEALREEIWRAFDEIGRGKSYNNQELVREILDLRQELAQLMGEKDFADHVTKRRMAGSGSKALQFTEDLFNKVSDQFQKEAEQIRQYKSDTKGEEKELLQPWEAAYWAEKQRKAHYDFDEETLRPYFPINKVIDGMFDIVQEIFDLRIEERDTRSGMWNMGSELQDTPGGDKEHTSRMPEPASPEAVATWHKEVKFYELFDARTDEMLGAFYADWHPRESKRGGAWMNYLITGNRDPEAGDRTPHLGLICGNLTPSVGDKPALLTHSEVETIFHEFGHLLHHLCGEVEVKSLNGVNVPWDFVELPSQIMENWCWERQSLDRFARHHETGEPIPDALFDKMLAARNYMKASFNVRQLSFGKMDLELHMNWPNTSKEDLDTFIEDALEGYAAEYKTKPKPKAYNMGHLFSHPVGYAAGYYSYKWAEVLDADAFTRFKEEGILNPKTGREFRDKILAKGNSKDPTELYKDFMGREPDPNALLRRDGIMYD, encoded by the coding sequence ATGCATCCATTTTTAAGCGAAGATTTCTACATCAACTGGCCGGCCTTGACGCCTGACCACATCGAAGCCGATATCAACAAGGCGCTGCAGGACGCCCGGTCCACCGTCGACACGGTCGCCGGACAGGAGGCTCCGCTGAGCTATGCGAATACGATCGCGGCGCTCGATGACGGCCTCGAACCACTCAACCGGGCCTGGGGGCTGGTCAGCCACCTCGATTCTGTCTGCAACAGCCCGGAACTGCGCGCCGCCCATAATAAGATGCTGCCGAAGGTGACCGAGTTCTTCTCCGGCATCCCGTTGAACGACGCGCTCTGGGAAAAGATCAAGGCATTTGGCGAAAGCGATGACGTAGCCAAGCTCACTCCTACCAAGCAACGCTACGTGGAAGAGACCCTGGCCGACTTCCGCGAGCAAGGTGCGGACCTGCCGGGCGAAAAGAAGAAGCGCGCGGCCGAGCTGCAAAACCGCCTCGCCGAGCTCACCCAGAAATATTCGGAGAACTGCCTCGATGCGACCAACGCATGGGAAAAAATCATCCACGAGGAATCGGGACTTTCCGGCCTGCCGGAATCTGCGATCAGCGCCGCCAAACAGGACGCGGAGCAGAAAGGCCATCATGATGCCTGGCGTTTCACACTGCAGGCCCCCTCTTACATCGCAGTAATGACCTATGCCGACAGCGAGGCACTGCGGGAAGAAATCTGGAGAGCCTTCGACGAAATCGGCCGCGGCAAAAGTTACAACAATCAGGAACTGGTCCGGGAGATCCTCGACCTGAGGCAGGAGCTCGCCCAGTTAATGGGCGAAAAGGATTTTGCCGATCATGTCACCAAACGCCGCATGGCTGGCTCTGGCAGTAAGGCGCTCCAGTTTACCGAAGACCTCTTCAACAAAGTAAGCGATCAGTTCCAGAAGGAAGCGGAACAGATCCGCCAATACAAGTCGGACACCAAGGGAGAGGAAAAGGAACTGCTCCAACCATGGGAAGCGGCGTACTGGGCGGAGAAACAACGCAAGGCCCACTATGATTTCGACGAAGAAACCCTGCGCCCCTACTTCCCCATCAACAAAGTGATCGACGGGATGTTCGACATCGTACAGGAAATTTTCGACCTGCGTATCGAAGAACGTGATACACGGAGCGGCATGTGGAACATGGGGTCCGAGTTGCAGGATACGCCCGGCGGGGATAAGGAGCATACTTCCCGCATGCCCGAGCCGGCATCGCCCGAGGCGGTCGCGACCTGGCACAAGGAAGTAAAATTTTACGAACTGTTCGACGCCAGGACGGATGAGATGCTGGGCGCGTTTTACGCCGACTGGCATCCCCGCGAATCGAAACGCGGCGGGGCCTGGATGAACTATCTGATCACCGGCAACCGTGATCCGGAGGCGGGCGACCGCACCCCCCACCTCGGGTTGATCTGCGGCAACCTGACACCTTCCGTCGGTGACAAGCCCGCCCTACTGACACACAGCGAAGTGGAAACCATCTTCCACGAGTTCGGGCATTTGCTGCACCACCTCTGTGGCGAAGTCGAAGTCAAGTCGCTCAACGGCGTCAACGTGCCCTGGGATTTCGTCGAGCTACCTTCCCAGATCATGGAAAACTGGTGCTGGGAGCGGCAGAGCCTCGACCGTTTCGCCCGACACCATGAGACCGGCGAGCCCATCCCCGATGCACTCTTCGATAAAATGCTGGCCGCGCGCAACTACATGAAAGCCAGCTTCAACGTCCGTCAGTTGAGCTTTGGCAAGATGGATCTCGAGCTCCACATGAATTGGCCCAATACTTCAAAGGAGGACCTGGACACTTTCATCGAGGACGCGCTCGAAGGCTACGCCGCCGAATACAAAACCAAACCCAAGCCAAAGGCTTATAACATGGGGCACCTTTTCAGTCATCCGGTCGGCTATGCCGCGGGCTACTATAGCTATAAGTGGGCGGAAGTTCTGGATGCCGATGCCTTTACCCGCTTCAAGGAAGAAGGCATTCTTAACCCAAAGACGGGCCGCGAGTTCCGCGATAAGATTCTGGCCAAGGGCAACTCCAAAGATCCAACCGAGCTCTACAAGGACTTCATGGGGCGCGAACCGGACCCGAACGCGCTGCTGCGACGGGATGGAATCATGTATGATTAA
- a CDS encoding RsmE family RNA methyltransferase, with the protein MPHYRSFLFPEAEVLEGSITLDRRESHHLVKVFRARTGESVEILDGCGKRYSGHLQRADAKAAVVEIEQVDAVERPKQKVTLLQALPKGKAMDLILRIATEIGVAELQPIYTSHSDVHIPRERVGGKVEKWRATTIEACKQCGLPFLPETNWPQGLVDWLQQNPPAENELRIVASLEEGSRLLLDTLSQSVLPDHIVLAVGPEGDFSSEEYEALGAGGFTPVRLGDNVLRAETAAAYMLSVIDQFSRWKQS; encoded by the coding sequence ATGCCACACTACCGTTCATTTTTATTTCCGGAAGCAGAAGTGCTGGAAGGTTCCATCACACTGGACAGGCGCGAAAGCCACCATCTGGTGAAAGTGTTTCGTGCGCGTACGGGCGAGTCGGTCGAGATTCTGGACGGTTGTGGTAAGCGCTACAGCGGGCACCTGCAGCGTGCGGATGCCAAGGCGGCGGTGGTCGAGATTGAGCAGGTGGATGCGGTCGAGCGGCCTAAACAAAAAGTGACGCTCCTTCAGGCCCTGCCAAAAGGAAAGGCGATGGACCTGATTCTGCGTATCGCGACCGAAATTGGCGTAGCGGAGTTGCAACCAATTTACACCAGCCATAGCGATGTCCATATTCCCCGAGAACGCGTCGGAGGAAAAGTGGAGAAGTGGCGGGCCACCACGATCGAAGCCTGCAAACAATGCGGGCTGCCTTTTCTCCCCGAAACGAATTGGCCTCAGGGCTTGGTCGATTGGCTGCAGCAAAATCCGCCGGCCGAGAATGAGTTGCGTATCGTTGCCAGTCTGGAGGAGGGCTCACGCCTGTTATTGGACACCCTTTCTCAATCAGTCTTGCCGGACCACATTGTTTTGGCCGTCGGGCCGGAGGGGGATTTTTCTAGCGAGGAATACGAAGCTCTGGGGGCAGGTGGGTTTACTCCGGTTCGTCTGGGGGATAATGTTCTGCGCGCGGAAACCGCAGCCGCCTACATGCTCAGCGTGATCGACCAGTTCAGTAGGTGGAAACAGTCCTAG